A region of Vitis riparia cultivar Riparia Gloire de Montpellier isolate 1030 chromosome 12, EGFV_Vit.rip_1.0, whole genome shotgun sequence DNA encodes the following proteins:
- the LOC117926042 gene encoding uncharacterized protein LOC117926042 yields the protein MAPPEASTPAGKMDLKASSNEVGGGSLRWVLISCQAVVYKLTNLGTSSGLGLRLSATLPSTTTMGCCVSSTKSHPHFPRSPSPTHEEETVKEVLSETPIAKPLSPLMIFQEKVEVEAMVTTAQEVCQVSEVCSEGFSTRSFKEKNENEVNSHDDDGEVTQMVGRCPPKARRRRPCPGDMSVGKDRGGWGPPRRSEPLPEGLNRVPSRTVRASAACRRNGGLPGVGESGRRSRTSAPVSEVGAARSGRGKSPPSMTTGMYSNRPPAATAEKGCAFEKSNAGDSPTGNETLENPLVSLECFIFL from the exons ATGGCACCCCCAGAAGCCTCTACGCCGGCTGGCAAAATGGACCTCAAGGCCTCAAGTAATGAAGTTGGTGGGGGCAGTCTGCGGTGGGTTTTAATAAGTTGCCAGGCTGTTGTG TATAAGTTAACAAATCTTGGGACAAGCTCTGGACTGGGTCTCAGGCTCTCAGCCACTCTCCCCTCCACCACCACT ATGGGTTGCTGTGTTAGCTCCACCAAATCTCATCCCCATTTCCCTCGATCTCCCTCGCCCACCCATGAGGAAGAAACTGTTAAGGAAGTTCTTTCTGAAACACCAATTGCCAAGCCGCTTTCTCCCTTGATGATTTTCCAAGAAAAGGTGGAAGTTGAGGCTATGGTCACCACTGCCCAAGAGGTCTGTCAAGTGTCCGAGGTCTGTAGTGAGGGCTTCTCCACGAGGTCCTTTAAGGAGAAGAACGAAAATGAGGTCAATAGCCACGACGACGACGGCGAGGTGACCCAGATGGTTGGGAGGTGTCCGCCCAAGGCTCGGAGGAGGCGGCCGTGCCCCGGCGATATGAGCGTGGGGAAGGACAGGGGCGGGTGGGGTCCTCCGAGGAGGTCCGAGCCCCTGCCTGAGGGTCTCAACCGGGTTCCGTCCAGGACGGTGAGGGCATCAGCGGCGTGTCGGAGAAATGGGGGGCTCCCAGGGGTGGGGGAATCTGGCAGGCGGTCCAGGACCTCGGCGCCAGTTTCGGAGGTTGGAGCAGCCCGTTCCGGTCGCGGAAAGAGCCCCCCGTCGATGACCACCGGCATGTACAGTAACCGACCACCGGCGGCCACTGCTGAGAAAGGCTGCGCATTCGAGAAGTCCAACGCCGGCGATTCGCCAACTGGAAACGAAACACTTGAAAACCCTCTTGTCTCCTTGGAGTGCTTCATCTTTCTGTAG
- the LOC117925894 gene encoding uncharacterized protein LOC117925894, producing MGGESWGMVSPTVAVAAVNVEREEHWKHFDNSVNAVSFGFVATAILISMFLVMAIFERFLRPRSSPTGSRTHGDPEAPMMFDGKLRYPSPKMTVYARGVSVLMPGEQIPTYIAHPAPAPCPPERIARPLHQHSPRQPISFFSSISGDNLT from the exons ATGGGAGGAGAGAGCTGGGGAATGGTGTCGCCGACGGTGGCTGTGGCGGCTGTCAATGTGGAGAGGGAGGAGCATTGGAAGCACTTTGACAACTCTGTAAATGCCGTTTCTTTTGGGTTTGTTGCCACTGCTATTCTCATTTCTATGTTCCTTGTTATGGCCATTTTTGAGAGGTTTTTACGGCCTAGATCATCGCCCACTGGTTCTAGGACTCATGGGGATCCTGAGGCTCCGATGATGTTCGATGGCAAGCTTCGTTACCCTTCTCCCAAA atGACGGTTTATGCTAGAGGGGTATCGGTGTTGATGCCCGGAGAACAAATCCCTACTTACATTGCACATCCAGCTCCGGCACCATGTCCTCCGGAGCGCATTGCTCGGCCTCTCCATCAACATAGCCCACGCCAACCTATCTCCTTCTTCAGCTCAATTTCAGGCGACAACCTAACTTGA
- the LOC117926043 gene encoding kelch-like protein 1 — protein MGSLTPLSHRPRPAPQNPSTTSRVYASFCPKEPSPTTNMSNWIECYNPSNNAWHRVTFIPLRLENHIMKGFSMVSIGASIYIIGGRLCHKVAGREPDDIVEVDREVLSSVLRYDVKTNAWSECASLCTPRFDFACTECDRKIYVAGGQCTLGSARGISAAEVYDPALDEWKPLPNMSTLRYKCVGVTWLGKIHVVGGFAQRKDSDITVPYTLERSSGEVYDSQSAKWHFMVGMWQLDVPPNQIVAVNGKLFSSGDCLNLWKGHIEAYDAKLKIWNVVDGSHLQTLSSPISTSEENWLPIDRLYLTMAPIGTQLYFLAGHRMPGEIPRLMSIVHMFDTSANGYGWRSFESTEEDGEKELCSHCCVVEHVS, from the coding sequence ATGGGCTCTCTCACCCCTCTTTCACATCGCCCCCGCCCTGCCCCACAAAACCCTTCCACCACCTCCCGGGTATACGCCTCGTTTTGCCCTAAAGAACCCTCACCAACCACCAACATGTCTAACTGGATCGAGTGTTATAACCCTTCAAACAATGCATGGCACAGAGTTACCTTCATTCCACTACGCTTGGAAAACCATATCATGAAGGGCTTCTCCATGGTATCCATAGGCGCATCCATTTATATAATCGGCGGCCGCCTTTGCCATAAGGTGGCAGGCCGTGAGCCGGACGACATTGTGGAAGTAGACCGTGAGGTGCTTTCCTCGGTACTACGTTACGATGTCAAAACCAATGCATGGTCCGAATGTGCGTCACTTTGCACCCCTAGGTTCGATTTTGCATGCACCGAGTGCGACCGGAAAATCTACGTGGCAGGGGGACAGTGCACCTTGGGCAGCGCCAGGGGCATATCGGCGGCCGAGGTGTATGACCCTGCTCTTGATGAATGGAAGCCACTGCCCAACATGAGCACATTGAGGTATAAATGTGTAGGAGTGACATGGCTAGGGAAAATCCACGTGGTAGGGGGTTTTGCCCAGAGGAAGGACTCCGATATAACAGTGCCCTACACCCTGGAGCGAAGCTCCGGTGAGGTGTACGACTCGCAAAGCGCCAAGTGGCACTTCATGGTGGGGATGTGGCAGCTGGATGTTCCACCTAATCAAATTGTGGCTGTAAATGGCAAGCTTTTCAGCTCGGGTGATTGCCTTAATTTATGGAAGGGTCACATTGAGGCCTACGATGCCAAGCTCAAAATTTGGAACGTAGTTGATGGGTCACACCTCCAAACACTATCATCTCCAATTTCCACGTCAGAAGAAAATTGGCTTCCAATTGATCGACTTTACCTTACCATGGCACCAATTGGGACACAATTATACTTCTTGGCGGGGCACCGGATGCCGGGGGAGATCCCGAGGTTGATGTCGATCGTCCACATGTTTGACACGTCGGCAAATGGTTATGGCTGGAGGAGCTTTGAGTCCACGGAGGAGGATGGTGAAAAGGAGCTTTGCAGCCATTGCTGTGTGGTGGAGCATGTCTCATAA